GACATGTATCAGGGACCAGACTTCCAGGGAGCACAGTGAGTTTGGATCATGGGGGGACATTGTCTTGACTATATCCTTCATAGCCTAtagatctctgctctgctctcaaaTAGGAAATAAGCTGCAAAAGCAAGGGTAGAACTAGACTGACAAGGTAAGTAGAATGGAGGCTTATGTAAACCTGCCTCTTTCTGGCAGGCATGTAAAAAAGTTTCAGTATAAAAGTATTTATTAGCTGTAACTCCAGAATTATTACTTATGCTAACATGTAAAAGAGCAACATAGTAGATGTGATGACAAAGAAGTGAGTTTGGGGAAGATAGTAAGTTTGGAGGAGGTGACCCCTAGAAATGGCTTGCTGAAATTAGGAACCCGTGAGAGTTGTAATGAATTTCAATCTCATGCTCTTCTGGGGATGAGGTTTCAGATGAGCTGAAGCATGGGGACAAGGGAGCTTCCATCCTAGATGGGAACAGGAGCCAGATATTCagctgctgtggagcagttccCCTCTGCATGGGTGGATTTGCACTAACTGATGTGCACCAAATAGCATCTGCTCTGCTGTCCCTTTCCCCtttgcttgttgtctcttgtagCTACATCTATGGGAAGACATTGGTTCCCGAGGTGGATGGGGGACCCCAGCCCACAGTTCACATGCTCTGGACTCCAGTGCCGCAAACTGTGACCTTGCacggggaggagcaggagagaaCCTGGGAATTCCTCACCGCCGTGGCTGAGAGCGAAGAGGAGGTGAAGAGGTGCTACAGCGAAGGGATGGCTCGCATTGCTGCTGGCACCCTGTACTCCTCCCACACGAAGGCCTGGGCAGCGCTTTGGAGAGGATGCTGCGTAGACCTGGATGGCCCTCTGCCTTTGCGGCAGGCCCTTTATGGGTGTCTCTATTACCTACTGAGTGCTATCCCTCCTCTTGGGGACCCCAACTTCCTTTTCCATGGTATCAGTCCTGGTGGCTTATCCAATGGCAGTCAGGGTGAAGACTATTGGGGGCACGTCTTCTGGGACCAGGTGGGTTGAGGCTGTGTTATCTGGTAATGTGCAGCTTTTCTGCGTCATTTGAGACTGAGAAACCCAGCATGAGGCTGCTGGGAGGCCTTATTCTTACTGGTGATATGGGTATCTTGGCACCAACCTCTTGCTCTCTTGGTAACAGCTGCCAAGGCCCAGATTGGTTTCTTAAGTCAGGTCTCAAGTGGTTTGAATCTCCTCCAGGAgaggccttttctcctgtgttggCTGTACAGGCCAACTGAGGGTAGGGCTTGCCCCTCCTAACTTGAGCGCAACTTGTCTAAATCAAAGCTAAATGCCTGGTGTCACTGTGTGGGCTGGGGGCTAGGAGAGCAGTGGGCAAGTGCTTTTTGGTTCTGTAAGCCCTGGTTGCCTTCTCTCTAGCAGTGCATCTGGTTTTGACTCTCCCCTCTCTAGCGCAAGTCTTTGGAGGACTCCTGCCTCCCCTCTCTTGTATAGTGGGGGTTCCTGCTGAGATTATTTTAGCAAGATACCCCGGGGGAGACGAGCATAGTGTGGCAGGCATGGGGTGCCTGACCATGTCTATGGGAGCAGAAGCATTCCCTCATGGATATGTTCCTTTTAATGAGCTGAGGTGACAGCACTTTTAAGTAGTGGCAAAATCATGGTCAGAGCATGAACAGAGATGTGGAATGGGGCTGTGTTTGAAGGGTGAACCTCTCAAGGGTGGTGGGAATGTCTGGGTGCCCTAGCAGCCACTTCCACCATCTGCCCCTTATGACTTGCCTTGCTTTGCTATTTCCAGGACACCTGGATATTCCCAAGCATCCTGCTGTTTTATCCTGAAGCGGCCCGAGCCATCTTGGAGTACCGGATTCGTACACTGGGAGGAGCTTTACGCAATGCGCAGGAGCAAGGCTATGAGGTGGGGACAGAGAGCCTGGCTTGCGGTCAACCCAGCCAATGTCACACAGAAGAACAGTTAGGCTTTGCTCTTCCTCTCTGGTTTTAACCAGGGGCTGTGAGATCAGCAGCACCTGCAAGCAGTGGAGTGGGGAGAGCATCTTGAGATGTtttgcttcccttccctctgGCCATGCTCAGCTGCTGTGTGGATATTTTCTCCTGGCAGGGTGCCAAGTTTCCTTGGGAGAGCGCAGCCACTGGCCGGGAAGTCTGCCCGGAGGAGATTTATGGAGCTCAAGAAATTCATGTCACTGGGGATGTTTTGATGGCCTTTGAGCAGTATTATCACACCACACAGGTAAAGGGAGCGTGTGACATGTGGATGGCACGGGCAAGGGGGCCAACCCAGCGGCAAGGCCTACGGGGCATCTGGTGACTAACATTGTCCCTTCCCAGAGAAGCTCTGCTGTTATCTGCTCCAGTCAGAATTGCCAGTAACGCCACAGGTCCCCTTCTTCAGCCCTGGCTCCTCTGTCCTTGTTCCTCATGGATGGCTCAGCATCCTGTTGCCTCAATCCAGGCCAGTTTTTCTGTCCTCTTCTCCTCCTATATCTGTTTCATTAGAGCGCTTGTCATCTTGCTGAATTTGGGCCTGGTTGAGTCTCTTTCTCATGTTCCTCTGTCTCTGTTTTTCTCTGGTTTGGGTCCTTCCAGGACCAGAAGCTGTTCAGGGAGGATGGAGGCTGGCACCTGGTTGGTGCCGTGGCTCAGTACTGGTGCAGCAGGATGGTGTGGAATGAAGAGGAGCAATGCTACCACATCAAAGGTACTTCTGGGCCTGTTTATGGGGAAGGACCTTGCAAACAGAGGCTCGGAGCCCCTCTAGCCAGACCTGAAGGGGAGTACATGGACACTTCAGACTCCTGTCCTTTTGAATATCTCACAGAAGATATTCATGTCCATGTAAACACAGGGCATGATGCcaagctctttttttcctcagcaagtATCAGTACCTCCCAAGCTCACACAACTTGTCTTTtccctcccctggccacagtGCTGAATTCTTCGAGCCCAGAAGTTTGCGTGGTAATTCATATCTTCTCTTCTCAGTGCCATAATAGCAGTTGTTTCTGTCTCAGTCCCTTGACTCTCATGGGACAAGTCTAAATGTCTCCTTCTGTGGCAGTACAAGCTGATGCAACAAGAACAGATGCCATTTCAGGTCTGCTGTTGTTGTGACTGGTGGCATTTAGGGAAAATATAGGGTATTGCCTTTATCAGGCTTTAGAGGCGAAGGACTCAGCAGCACTGAgactatatatgtatgtataatctCACAGCACAGTCTCAGCAGTTCAGATATACATATGGTCTCTTTTTGAAGAGACCTGAGTTCAAATCCCCCAGTAGCCTCCAGGAGTTTAATCCCATCCTATTCTTTGAAAGACATCTGGTGCTATTGGTGCCAAACAAGTACAGCTGCTGATAAGTCTGACAGGGCAAAGGGCCTCTCCATAGCTGGCAATTCTGCTGAAGGACGTTATGCTGCTTGTGTTTCCCACTGAGGGCATTGAAGAAGAAAACTGGAAGTGAAGCAGAGATGTGTGTGGGAGCAGGGTCTGGAGTAGCAGGCTTGGTAAGAGCCCAGGGGTCTGTGTGCAGCTGGGGTGatcagagctaaaaaaaaaaagtccctgggGTTGCCTCAAATGGCTCTTGGTCTGTAGAGCCTTTGCAGAGAGCCAGTGTCCCCAAAAGAATCATGTATTTAAATGGATATTTTCACGTCTCTCCTGGGAAATGGACATCTCTCTTCCTGGGGATAATCTGTGCACACTGAGTAAAGGAAAGAGTTGAGCTTGTAGGTAGGGAAAGATATCCAATTAACAACTTGAAGGTCACCTTGCCTGTGGGTCTCAACCCTGAAGTGAGGGAAATGCCCTCAGGTTGAGAAGGTGTCTGCTGCCCAGACAACCTTCACCCTGTCAGATAAAGCTTTAAGTCATCATGTTTCTCCTTCACAACAACCACCACATAGTCTTCTCTACACCAAGGTCACTGTGGTATCCTGCCAGATGCACAGCGACAGCACCTAAGTGCCTTGTGGGCATGCACCACTGCAATGGAAGGGTTTCCCTTCCTTGTGCCAGTTCCCTGAGGAGGGGTACCAAACCTTGGGTGTGCTGCAGTGTGAAGTgtctcctccctcttcctccagGTGTCATGCCCCCAGATGAGTATCATTACCGGGTTGATAACTCTGTTTACACCAACGCTTTGGCCCAGAGGAGGTAACATGCATGCTTTATTGAAGCACTGGACCATCTCTCTTTTCTGCTTAGCAGTCTGGTGAGGGTAGGAGATGGCAAGGCTCCGATGTGAAATACACCTTTTCTCTCTTTGTGTCTCTTCTGTTTGAGCTTATCTTCTTTGGCTTCCTTTATGGTCAGTGGAGAAGCAGGTCCTTCCATGGCGATTCATCTGACCTGTTTCATTTGTCTACATTACTGAGAGGAATTTCACCTTGCAAGAGCATTTCTCTCACTGTGTTGGGTGGGATATCTAGACAATTAGTCAGCTGAAGACATCTAAAGCTAGAGGAGCTGAGTCCTGCCTCCAGTGATGACAACTGTTCGTCCAAGCTTTATGCTCTGACCCATGTTCTTTTAAAGTAACTGTTTCTTTACAGGGAAACTGACTCAATTAGTTCTTTCTGTatattcctttccttctttttcaatcTTGAAGGGGTCACAGACACCCATGCCTGATATAAACTGTTGCTTGGTTCTTTTCAGTTTAAATTTTGCAGCTGATGTTGCGCGGGACTTCTTGGTCCCTGTACCGGAGGAGTGGGTGGAGTGTGCCAAGAAAGTCAAAGTGCCATTTGATGCAGAGAAGAAATACCATCCTGAATATGATGGTTACAGCCCAGGTGAGTGGAGAGGCAACAGTGGAGCTCTGAATTGGTCTCTGTTCTTGCTTAAGTCTGTAATAAGTGGGGATTCTGACTGGTTCAAAGGTGGGAATGATGGTGGAATGGTTAGCCGACACAGGGAATTCCAGCATTGCTGCCTGAGTGCAGAGGTAGCATGAAATCACTTAAATTGTGTTCCCATTACAAAGAACCTGTTCTGGAGATGGCTTCTGCTGCTTGGTGGATCATTTCTCATTATTGGGCTCATAAAATTAGGAAACTTGGGTATACAGGGTAACAAGAGGTCTGTAGTACATGGGGTGCTGGCCTGCAGGTGACATGGTTGCTGTGAACCCATTTCTGACCATTAAGGCTATCTTTTGAAGGCCAAGTATCACTCACTGCTCTTCTTGTAAAACACTGGCCCTCTGAAAAGGGAATGGGCTGGTTCAAGTGGAAATGTGTGCTCTTGCAACTCTGACCCTGCTGTCTGGGCCCCCTTTGCAGTTCTATTGCCTTTCCTCTGTTGATGTGGCATCATGTTGTTTTAAGTTTGTGATTCTGCGTAAGCCAGATTTGTTCCCTTTATCAGTAAATTGACAGTCAGTCTGCCAGTTACTTCCAGCTGGCATATATAGTCTCACTGATGTTGACTCCTTTGCCCAGGTGAGCCTGTGAAACAAGCTGATGTTGTCTTGCTTGGATTCCCTCTGATGTACCCCATGAGTCCTGAAGTCCGGAGAAATGACCTGGAGATGTATGAATCTGTCACTGTGCTGAATGGACCAGCCATGACCTGGGTAAGGTGAGGGGCAAAGCCTGGGGTGGGATTCATCAGCACGGTGATAGTTTCCATCTGAGTTAGTCACCGCCAGCTCCTATCAGCAGCACAATTTGTCAGACCTGCTGTAGACTGTCAGGGAGTTTGGACAGTTAGCTCAGAACTAAGAAGTGCCCTGAAGATGTCTACACTGGGACAGATGGATGCCAGTTGTGGTGTCGCTCTGAAGGGGGAAAGGCATTAGCTTGGCTTTGCTGTACGGTCACCCTTgagggggacagcagcaggtgaAAGGACAGTTTTTCTCCCCTGCAGAGCATGTTTGCGGTGGGCTGGCTGGAGCTAAAGGAAGCACAGAAGGCACAGAATCAACTGAGCAAATGTTTCAGCAACATCACGGAGCCCTTCAAGGTTAGCTGTGTGGAGTGTGGTTGCTGCTTTGCTGTGGCAAATGCTTCTTGTCTCTCAGTGTGATGGGACCTATTTGGGAAGAGGCCAGATAGAAACATCATTTGGGCTGGAGCCTATGCTGACTGCACTTGTGATCTCTAGGTTACTGTTATATCGAGATAAGTGGTTCTAGGCTGTCTCCTTCCTGCGTGCTTCCAGTAATCAGTGAGGCGATACCTCCTTGCTACCAGGCAATGCAAAGCCAAGAGATTGGTATCATGCCCACTTCAGGCTTCCTTCTGTCTCTCAGGGGTGGGAGGGTGAGTGGAGTTGAGACTTGGAGACATATCAGAGCCCAGCACCTCATGCCAGGATGGGCAGCAGAGTACGATCATTGCAACACCCTAAATATGTGACAGTAATGACATTAAACATATTCAGACCCACATAACTATATGAAGAGTTCCAGTGCAGCTGCtaagtcatttctttttcttcctggagCAGATCTGGGTGGAGAACTCTGATGGATCAGGAGCTGTGAACTTTTTGACAGGGATGGGTGGATTCTTGCAAGCTGTCCTCTTTGGCTACACAGGGTTCAGGTGAGACCTATGCTGGTGTCTTGTTTACTTTCTAAGCAACTGAAAGTCTCTTCAAACCGTAGTGTTTAGCTGGAGCAATATGCTGTTACTAGTGAAAAAGAAAGGAACTCAGAGTATGTAGCAGCTCCCAGAACACATCCTTCAGAAACTCCTGGCAGGTGAGGAACAAACAGGAGCATTAACAGTCCCAAAGAAACTGTGGCTACTGGGGCAATTGGTGGCTAGTGGAGAACAGAGCAGAGTTTTCAGAAGCGATGAGCTTTGGTCCATTTCTCCTCCAGCTACATCAGTGTTTAAAGCCCTTGGCTTCAAAAGGAGTCAAAGTTAGGCAAACactgagctcttctgaaaatgCTAGTTGGCATCCTCAGTGAAGACTGACATCTCTGTATGGTCTCAGGATTGTGGCTAGCCCATACAACTTTGTCTTCATATCAGAAACACGTTCAGACCTCTACCTACTTCATAGGTggttatagcttttttttttcactacatGTGGATGAAGCTTAAAGACTACTAGTATCCATCAATTTTGGCCTTTTGACTAACTGAAGAGGAAGCCCATACAACCACCTCTCAGGTGAATACAAGCCTGCTCCTTATTCAGAAAGGTTGTTACATTGTAGTCCATCTGAGGGACTTTGGCAAATAGCAACCCTAATCCTCTACAGCTACCATCACACTGAGCTGCAATAGGCATATTCTTTCCATTTCAAAGACTGGAAACAGAGATTCAGAGAAGAGACTGAGTCATATGATGAATCAGCTGCAGATTTGGGAAGGCAAGTGTCATTCTCTAAGTTTCAGTCCTGTGGTCTAGCACTCTCTCTGCCCCCGCTCAGATGTGACGTGAAAACTTATctctttttgaggggaaaaaaaggagataaaagtcTTGAGCAACACTGCTACTTTACAAAGCTGTTTTCTCTATTCCTCGTCTCTGCTGAGTAGGAAGGGAGTTACAAACAGGCAGAAACTCTCTTCTGTCCATGTTGCTTGTGCGTGATATCACCAGGCGATGGTGGATATCACATCATTGAGTTTTTGTGACACCACTGAGACAGGAAGAAACCTGGAGGTATTTGCTATTCACACACAGGCTTTCTCTAGGCAGGATGCAGAGTGGAACCTAGAGAAGAGAGAAAGGTGTTTGCATCAAGGACCAGTTGGTTTATTTAAGAAGCAATAATGGCAGTCAAGTCTTTCCATCAAAGCTGTTGGTTCTAGTTTGTTTGCAGTAGGTTGCCTGGAGGCTGATTTTGGCCAGGAGACTTATATCTAGCAAGAATTGTAGAATGAAGCCAACTGAATCAATATTAATTTGAACAATGCAGGGCCCCAAATGTTACCATAATAAGTGAAGACTGACAATGCCCAGAATTAAAAGTAATCTGGCTTCCCCACAGAAGCTTGGAAACTATAAATAATGGAAGGGCTAAAATAAGATCTGTAAGAAAGGGGAAATCTCCTGCTGAGTCTGAGAAGCAAGGTGAGAAGACAGCCAATACAGGGAGTAGTAGATGACTTGGTTAATGTCCAGCCTCACCTGCAAGAAATGCAACACAAACAGGTGTAAAACCTTCTTTAGTCCCTTTGAGAAGATCTGCCTGGTATGCTTATGTGACTCTGAAGGTCTTTGAGCCTCTGTGCTCAGCTGGAACCTCCAGAGCATTAAAATATCTCAGAAAACACATTAAGCTGCTCATATAATTTCAGAGCTATGTCTCATATCCAAAACAGCCTAGTGGTTTCAACCCTGAAGCAAGAGTCCCTTGAGCATATTCTTAGAGTTTAATTGAGGATGGATCAAACTGACAAGCCTTCTGATTTGTAACAAAGCCTTCTAGCACTAAATATGTGTttttactgtgtgtgtgtgtgtgtggtcaaCATTTGTTGAGAGACCCACCAGACTCTTGGTGGAGCTGGGTGTGAGCTACCACATTCCAAGCTGAAAACCTTAATCTCAGCTTTTGCAAAACTTGAAGGTATTCAGATGCTGTGTGGCAAGCTGGGCCTCTCTAGGCACAGGCTCAAGCCACAGACTTCTGGTCTTGAGCCAAATTTCCACAAATGTTATGGTGACAGTTGCATGGTCTGTTAAAGGCGGACACCTCAAGACCACGCTCAGCTGTCTTGTCTGTTGTAAGCCACTGGCCCAGCTTGCGTATTAGCCTGCCACTGGGGGCATTCACAGAGGCAGCTGCCTGGCAGCTGTGTGATCATGGCAGCGTAGAAACAGCCCGGGAGTGCTCAGCTCTGATATTTTGGCCACACTTCATCCTCAGGCAGAGGACTGGTGCAATGAGCATCTGGTACTTTGAATGAGAGCAGAACCTATACAGTCCTCTTCTGAGCTACAGAGTAGACTGGGGACTGTGATCACATGTCAGGATTTCTGGGTGGGAGATACAGTGATCATTGTCTTTTTCATCATGTTACCATTTCTAGTTGGATCCAAAACCAAATCATGCAAGTGATTCTGTTTGACTTTGAGATAAGGATTTGGAGACAGGATTCaagcttttggcttttttttttttttttaatgcttttaagaaAGAACACATGGGGCACAGGGACGCTGCTGAATTTAAAGCCCTTCAAATAGGCAAGAGTGGGAACTGATGCAGGTTTCTGAACGCTGCTTCACTGATTTGCTTCTGTCACAGCCTGAACAGAAAGTGAAAACCTAGCTATGTGAGTGTGCATCTCTAGGACAGCAAATTACTGAAAGCTGAAAGGGGTGGTACTAAGTCAGGCATGTCTCGGTTTAATTCTGAGTAGCACTTCCTGGCGTATCTGCACTAGGAATGAGGTGAAGAACTCTCCTGGTATTTCCTCACCAGGGTCATATAGCTTTCAGAACAATGGTAAGTGGTAAAATACTCTTGCTATTAGTTTTTTTGGCTGGAGTTGAACTTGCATCCTAAAAATCCAGGCTACAAACATCACTGGCACTCTCCTGAGCTATTCAAATTGCTGGAGTTTAGTTCCAGTATTAGGCATGGCCCAGAGCCTGAGCCCACAGTTTCATCCCACCAGAATTCAGTGACAATTCCTAGACATGGAcacctctgcttcccactgcTTTTTCCTACTGCCTGTTCTCCTCCTTGTCCCAGGGTGGGCCAGTCCCTTGGTTTTGCCAGCATAGCTACTGCTGAAGCCACACTCTGAATTGGAGTGGGGAATGAGCTGCCTtgtaagaaaaaagcattttttgtctttaaatccAGTCTAATGGACCCCACGGACCCCAGTTGTGTCAAAATAACTGaggagctggagcagggacaagagtgCCTTAGGGTTTGGATTTGTGATGCCGTAGCCTGAGTAGCTCTTCACCAGATGCTTCATCGATGTGTTCTGGATTTGCCAAGAGGTCCTTGGGATACACTAAGGACTTTCTTGTCGAGCAATGCAAGGACTAACAGGACCGGACTCTGGGGTATATGGGGCTGTGCTGTCTTGGGAGATGGCTGTTTTCCTTCATGGCCATGATTGTTCCCATCACCGActtgctcctgcctctgcaggatTACAAAGACAAGCCTTCGCTTTGACCCTGCATGTCCTAATGACATCAATAAATTGAAAGTTGCTGGAGTCTCCTACATTGGCAACAAACTGAAGTTCACCATCACCAAAGAAAAGATCAAGATCAAAGTGACGAAGTCTCCCCTTGACCCTCCTGCATCTCCCCTGGAGGCTGTGCTGGAGGAATCGGGGCAGCGATTTCCTTTGTATGAAGGTACAGTGTCTCCTGGGTGTAACCCTGGTTCTCTGCCCCCTTCCAGGAGGAACTCTGTCTGTGCAGAGCTGTAGAAAGCTGTATCAGGATCTTGACTCCCTAACCAAGTCCCTTACCTCCCTAACCCTGCAGGTAATAGCTAGGATTAGGGGAGTGGGGTGGAGTAACCGTGCTTATTACCTCCAGGTCCAATTAGTGTCAGGCCCCGCAGTCTTTTGGCAGGACGAGTTGGCCATATAGCTATAAAACAGCATTTCCTGCTCTCTAGCTATTTAGAAAGTCATCGCTTGGGCCAGCTTCTTAAAATATTGCAAAGAAGACCTTGGGAGAAGCCATTGCCACACCTCAAGTGCTTTGGTTTTTTATTGTAGGGCAGAGTGTCTCTTTCCCTGCGTCAGCTGGCTGGATTCAGAGGTCATCCGCCGAGGCGTTTTAAACCCCAGCAGACTTGGGTTTTACATGGCAGGTACTAATATCACCAGAGTTGCAGAAGATGGCAGAATGGAAAGGTCAAGGCACTCTGCGCTGCCATGGGGTGGGTGGCGTGGAAGGTGGGTGTCCTGGTCTGTATGATAAACCCTTTGCCCCTGTGGGACTGTGTATGCCTTCTCCTTTCTTTGTAGCCGTTGGGAACATGCCAGGCTGGGGAGGGGCAGTGCCGGTAAATACTGACTTTGGGAGTCAGTTTTTATCGACCTTTGAGTTTTGCTTGACTCGTTATCTGTCACCTTGTTTCTCTGGCTCTTCTGTGGATTTACAGGCCAATGTTGTCCTCCTCTTCCATTGGGATCTCCTTCTGCAGCTTCTCTCTTTAAGCACTGCTTTTGGGCCCTGTGTTGCAGTGATGCGTAAGGCATCCAGGAGCTTCCCCCAGTCCAGCCATTTCCATCTCTCACTTaggttggttttatttatttatttattgtcccCTCTGCTAAAAGCCAGCTGCTTCTCCCTGAGGATAATGATTGATTCGTCCATTCAGAGTGGAGGATTTGCACCAGGGGGAAGGTGGGATGTTTAGGCCCAGTTTGAAGCAAATTACCTGCAACCTCCTCTAATCCTGGGGATGCTAAACTCCAAGTGTTTCTCTGACTTAGCTGTTTGGTGGCTGAAAGCTGGTTAACAGCTAATGCCTCACCACACAGTCCGTGTGAACATCCCACTGGATCCGACAGCCTTGTTTGGGTTTGGTTCTCTGCTGTTCCCTTACACCAGTGTAAATGGGCTAAGGCCAAAGAGGAAAATCCCTCGTTGTGTTAATTGTAAACACTAGTGTTATTTCTTCTGTGAACTGAGTCTGTAGGAGGCGTGTGACCACATTCGGGAAGCAGAAATGACACGGTCAAAGATGAGAGCCTGGAAGCTGCTATTGTAAACAAGTTTTCTAAACATCCGTGACTGGTTTATTAATTCTTTAAGCATCTTCATTTATAAGGAAACCTCTAGTTGACTGAATCTGTATTTAATCCAGCATGTATGTGCACTAACTTCTAACTTTTCCACATACATGCTGACTTTGTCCTTTCCTCCTTACTTACATAGCTCAGGTTTTCAAAGGGATTTGGAAACTCAGCTGTAGATACTTTGACACATCATTTCAAAACATAAGCAAGCAAAAACAGAAGAGGATCCCTTGACCATAGCACAAAGCTGTCCCCAGAGTTTTCCTGTGCGGAACAACCTGGATGCAGAGTTTCAGGCTGTCTCAGCCCTTGGGCAGTGTGTAGCAGGGAGCTGGCATAAGACGGCATGGCCCAGCAGACAGGGCACCAGCCTGGGAGTCGGCGATCGGCTCCCAGCTCTGTCCCTGGCCTTTTGGTgacctggtttccccttctctgaAGGCGGTATTATTGTTAAGCAAGTTACGGTGATTTTTCAAATGGTTGATGACAGCTTCAACTTCTTATGAACTCGTAACTTTATTAAGGATTGTTGCAGGGTGGACAAAAGCAGGACTTAAGCTAATCATTACTTTAATGTTAgtcacaaaataaacaaaaatctacGTTACCCTGAGTTACTGGAGGGCCCATCCCACAGTCTTTTCAGAGTCAGTGGCATGGCTGAGTAATATGCATCTTCCATTCTTACTATACAGGTACTCTGAAGCAGTTGAAAGCGTCTTAGCCCAGTTTTGGCTGGCGTacagttccttttcttttgaGTTATTCTGATTATAGTGTGCATATCaaacaatttatatttttatttccttgtatACGTTATGATCTCTCTTTTGAAGCAATTGGAGACTTACACTGCAAGTTACATTGGACTTGAAGGGGGTAGAGAAAGCCCAGGCATCAGTTACTGTTAATGTTATGTCAGATGAGAATGAGTGCAAAGTTGTTCCTCCAGCTAACCAGCATAAGCAGGGAGGGAGCAAGTGTCATGTGTTTGCTTAAGGCGTTTTTGGTGTCCTAGAAAACCATAAAGGATAAAAGTCAGTGCAGGTGAGCTCCCAGCCTATGTTGCGGAAGTAACACTTTCTTTCCCAGTGCCAAGCTTCAAAGTGAGTTGGAAGGTTCCTGGAGAACAGAGGCAACAGCTCTTGCCCTTCAACTCACTGGGCTAAACcaagacaggccactgcttgaATGGCACCACTCCTCCAGCCAAGTGCCTGCCCCAGCCAAGTGCTTGCTCCGACATGCTTTTCGGAAAcaatgcaaagagaaagaaagggtaaGGGGTGGTTTGCCAGCCACGGTTAGAGGCAAAGGATGTGTTAAAGCCCTGAGGAGAAGGCTGGCACTGGCCTTTTATACCCTaagcaagcaaaagcaaagctaCTGGAGCCGCAGCATGG
This is a stretch of genomic DNA from Apteryx mantelli isolate bAptMan1 chromosome 4, bAptMan1.hap1, whole genome shotgun sequence. It encodes these proteins:
- the PGGHG gene encoding protein-glucosylgalactosylhydroxylysine glucosidase isoform X1, whose product is MTDGKEDPAVFTSTSLPSDPRLLATVTNAYLGTRVYRDILHVNGVYNGAVGDTHRADIPSPVNVRMTKPSTDKLTETFTLNTRTGTFSHVLQSADYTATHQIYAHHSLVHLMAFSITIQRSAHTRQPIGVQLQIPFVLKSQDLDMYQGPDFQGAHYIYGKTLVPEVDGGPQPTVHMLWTPVPQTVTLHGEEQERTWEFLTAVAESEEEVKRCYSEGMARIAAGTLYSSHTKAWAALWRGCCVDLDGPLPLRQALYGCLYYLLSAIPPLGDPNFLFHGISPGGLSNGSQGEDYWGHVFWDQDTWIFPSILLFYPEAARAILEYRIRTLGGALRNAQEQGYEGAKFPWESAATGREVCPEEIYGAQEIHVTGDVLMAFEQYYHTTQDQKLFREDGGWHLVGAVAQYWCSRMVWNEEEQCYHIKGVMPPDEYHYRVDNSVYTNALAQRSLNFAADVARDFLVPVPEEWVECAKKVKVPFDAEKKYHPEYDGYSPGEPVKQADVVLLGFPLMYPMSPEVRRNDLEMYESVTVLNGPAMTWSMFAVGWLELKEAQKAQNQLSKCFSNITEPFKIWVENSDGSGAVNFLTGMGGFLQAVLFGYTGFRITKTSLRFDPACPNDINKLKVAGVSYIGNKLKFTITKEKIKIKVTKSPLDPPASPLEAVLEESGQRFPLYEGQSVSFPASAGWIQRSSAEAF
- the PGGHG gene encoding protein-glucosylgalactosylhydroxylysine glucosidase isoform X2; its protein translation is MTDGKEDPAVFTSTSLPSDPRLLATVTNAYLGTRVYRDILHVNGVYNGAVGDTHRADIPSPVNVRMTKPSTDKLTETFTLNTRTGTFSHVLQSADYTATHQIYAHHSLVHLMAFSITIQRSAHTRQPIGVQLQIPFVLKSQDLDMYQGPDFQGAHYIYGKTLVPEVDGGPQPTVHMLWTPVPQTVTLHGEEQERTWEFLTAVAESEEEVKRCYSEGMARIAAGTLYSSHTKAWAALWRGCCVDLDGPLPLRQALYGCLYYLLSAIPPLGDPNFLFHGISPGGLSNGSQGEDYWGHVFWDQDTWIFPSILLFYPEAARAILEYRIRTLGGALRNAQEQGYEGAKFPWESAATGREVCPEEIYGAQEIHVTGDVLMAFEQYYHTTQDQKLFREDGGWHLVGAVAQYWCSRMVWNEEEQCYHIKGVMPPDEYHYRVDNSVYTNALAQRSLNFAADVARDFLVPVPEEWVECAKKVKVPFDAEKKYHPEYDGYSPGEPVKQADVVLLGFPLMYPMSPEVRRNDLEMYESVTVLNGPAMTWSMFAVGWLELKEAQKAQNQLSKCFSNITEPFKIWVENSDGSGAVNFLTGMGGFLQAVLFGYTGFSLMDPTDPSCVKITEELEQGQECLRVWICDAVA